A single Triticum dicoccoides isolate Atlit2015 ecotype Zavitan chromosome 2A, WEW_v2.0, whole genome shotgun sequence DNA region contains:
- the LOC119358881 gene encoding uncharacterized protein LOC119358881 — translation MSKRQHSHLDVDRTGKRPRRAPKKHLYLVLDDWDTGCSIYKVDADTLQDTCTSDVQFGFPDPPVLRFPVPVRHLGMSFTAFGNIIFIATNPHCPQTPILVYDTEIAGITIGPSLPRSLLGGIDISVAAGDTLCALTSRHDGEQHSFEAMSWAATGSDEMCDPRPAMDWSWKRVPSPPPFAMDDIISSYALHPDGHTIFMSAHDSLYQHVPKGTFSFNTKRFEWRWHGEWALPFQGQGYYDSELGAWIGLRKDGYICACEVASRSRESAVQPYCKIAKEKLFLKVPERRLAAIRATLAYMGNSKFCLVDCVQREGVEPTCIVNCCVLHMSTFGLKYDHRGELQTTRQTALALV, via the coding sequence ATGTCTAAGCGTCAGCACTCGCACCTTGACGTCGACCGCACCGGGAAACGGCCGCGTCGTGCGCCGAAGAAGCACCTCTACCTGGTGCTGGATGATTGGGACACGGGCTGCAGCATCTACAAGGTTGATGCCGACACTTTGCAAGATACCTGCACCAGCGACGTGCAGTTTGGGTTCCCTGACCCTCCCGTCCTCCGGTTTCCCGTGCCAGTACGCCATCTTGGCATGAGCTTCACGGCCTTTGGTAACATCATCTTCATCGCCACCAACCCACACTGTCCACAGACTCCCATCCTCGTATATGACACCGAGATAGCGGGAATCACAATCGGGCCAAGCCTACCACGTTCACTGCTTGGTGGCATTGACATCTCTGTGGCCGCCGGTGATACGTTGTGTGCATTGACATCTCGCCATGACGGCGAGCAGCACTCTTTTGAGGCCATGTCATGGGCAGCCACGGGAAGCGATGAGATGTGCGATCCACGGCCAGCCATGGATTGGTCCTGGAAAAGGGTGCCATCGCCACCGCCATTTGCCATGGATGATATAATTTCGTCTTACGCGCTGCACCCGGACGGGCACACCATATTCATGTCTGCACACGACAGTCTTTATCAACATGTTCCAAAGGGTACCTTCTCATTCAACACCAAGCGTTTTGAGTGGAGGTGGCATGGGGAATGGGCTCTGCCTTTCCAAGGGCAAGGCTACTACGACAGCGAGCTAGGCGCATGGATTGGGCTCCGTAAAGACGGGTACATTTGTGCCTGTGAAGTCGCCTCCCGCAGCCGCGAAAGTGCTGTGCAGCCATATTGTAAGATTGCGAAGGAGAAGTTGTTCCTCAAAGTCCCGGAGCGGCGGCTGGCAGCAATAAGGGCCACTCTCGCGTACATGGGCAACAGCAAATTTTGCCTTGTCGATTGTGTGCAGCGCGAGGGAGTGGAGCCTACATGCATCGTCAATTGTTGCGTACTCCATATGAGCACGTTTGGGCTTAAGTATGATCACAGGGGAGAGCTGCAAACCACGCGCCAGACTGCTCTAGCTCTTGTGTAG